One Callithrix jacchus isolate 240 chromosome Y, calJac240_pri, whole genome shotgun sequence genomic region harbors:
- the LOC128930758 gene encoding RNA-binding motif protein, Y chromosome, family 1 member B-like, whose protein sequence is MEAGCLGKLFVGGLSREATEETLKAVFERHGPVSEVLLMKDRRMKCRGFGFITFENPADAELAASEWNGKFVDGKTIKVEQAKERFFQSGGRQGTLRFSRKRRPTGEQRSASGSRGQTRRRHPSRGERLDGGESTRDLNVSSFRGTFPVESRPSSASGGPHPKRSAPFTVARSNSGMGGRGSPSRGRGNYRGPSHGMSVSSWRRDRMSPKHGGYATKNRSNPSFRDTKEYASIRRHRAYRDHARSRQDKGPTRGYSGHDGYGRHGGRDHFERPGSSPNGASYQTYSPPSRGREFYGGGPSRGMSVSSWRRDRVSGKDDGYATKTRNNPSFRDTMEYASMSRHNAYRDHAPSRQDKGSTRGYSDHDGHGRHGGRDHFERRSSSSNRASYQIHRTSRGAAPAQGPRKTYGGSSFPDDNNARDRYGRSREKYSRSHGDFSSTDAEHCGRKEPTCPPSVERMNRASPEAHGSSRDGTPKGEDGGRRSEKGD, encoded by the exons atggaagcaggttgccttggcaagcTGTTCGTTGGTGGGCTCAGTAGAGAAGCCACTGAAGAGACGCTAAAAGCAGTATTTGAGAGACATGGTCCCGTTTCTGAAG ttcTCTTGATGAAAGATAGAAGAATGAAGTGCAGAGGCTTCGGGTTCATTACTTTTGAGAACCCTGCAGATGCTGAACTTGCTGCCAGCGAGTGGAATGGAAAG TTTGTGGatggaaaaacaataaaagtagAACAAGCCAAGGAACGGTTTTTTCAAAGTGGTGGCAGGCAGGGAACACTGCGTTTTTCAAGAAAGAGGAGACCCACAGGAGAGCAGAGATCTGCAAGTGGAAGTAGAGGACAGACGAGACGTCGGCATCCCTCACGTGGAGAACGCTTGG ATGGTGGTGAATCCACTCGTGATCTCAACGTGAGTTCTTTCAGGGGAACTTTTCCAGTCGAGAGCCGTCCATCTTCAGCGAGCGGAGGTCCTCATCCTAAAAGATCTGCTCCTTTTACTGTGGCTAGAAGCAATAGTGGGATGGGAGGTCGAG GTTCCCCATCACGTGGAAGAGGGAATTACCGAGGTCCTTCACACGGAATGTCAGTCTCTTCCTGGAGACGTGACCGTATGTCACCAAAACATGGTGGTTATGCAACTAAGAATag AAGTAATCCAAGTTTCCGAGACACCAAGGAATATGCTTCGATTCGCAGACACCGTGCATACCGTGATCACGCTCGTTCTAGACAGGATAAAGGTCCCACCAGAGGATATAG tggtCATGATGGCTACGGAAGGCATGGTGGTAGAGATCATTTTGAACGTCCTGGTAGCAGTCCTAACGGAGCGTCATATCAGACATATA GTCCCCCATCACGTGGAAGAGAGTTTTACGGAGGAGGCCCTTCACGCGGAATGTCAGTCTCTTCCTGGAGACGTGACCGTGTGTCAGGAAAAGATGATGGTTATGCAACTAAGACTag AAATAATCCAAGTTTCcgagacaccatggaatatgctTCGATGAGTAGACACAATGCATACCGTGATCACGCTCCTTCTAGACAGGATAAAGGTTCCACTAGAGGATACAG TGATCATGATGGCCACGGAAGGCATGGTGGTAGAGATCATTTTGAACGTCGTAGTAGCAGTTCTAACAGAGCGTCATATCAGATACATA GGACGTCTCGTGGTGCAGCACCTGCACAGGGGCCTCGGAAGACTTATGGTGGAAGCAGTTTCCCTGATGATAACAATGCGCGAGATAGGTATGGCAGAAGTCGGGAGAAGTACTCAAGGAGCCATGGTGATTTCTCTTCCACTGATGCTGAGCATTGTGGCAGAAAAGAACCAACGTGTCCACCGTCTGTGGAGAgaatgaaccgtgcttctcctgAAGCACATGGGAGCTCAAGAGATGGGACACCTAAGGGAGAGGATGGGGGAAGGCGATCTGAAAAAGGAGACTGA